In a single window of the Neospora caninum Liverpool complete genome, chromosome VIIa genome:
- a CDS encoding Novel protein (Zgc:110560), related translates to MAGRGLGCPASSLCASRTAGRGAVSRSRLSSPVSSTQSTSVSFRRTTQPFCRQCDSASSSFVPGSSSASLPASRALSPCSAERPSPRLSSASSSPPLSSSAASLCACTKPTLSSSVLRPFSPTGGVPSSCISQARRTFASFRACLTPSCDASSSFLPQLSCAARPTPVFSPPCVRPSSRGAHRPGYFCVPSRLHPADAALHTQKRNCGVRLSSFSSPRRSPTFALSTSSSLACRLPAPFLPPLPPSLSASTGRRSRPRFLSASFFSRASSVFTFSPFSSALSLRIFHSSSFPSPRSFPAQNPFEDSGSSSEEEDAWSSSPFGGFAPEARSRRGEDAHFCRGPNPRSVFDKVGEEEGGSRQERPGAENTGRGRRNRALRDAAARRMLEREALVVDARGRWEQGESIGERGEAEDGYVTPLLSAFAAVRQGRKERGADPRRDDAFSPSRAGCSSFSLGKSEALTQSQRLGYARSTGHPQGSASGLRSASDSPLAALEPETDEHAADHAQLLPVSSAPRASPGGVSPSSRSASAFSSASVLESRFGVAVSPSVFEALTNDMRRLESLMLPGTEDQAGMRRFLSQLQDLLNGVLDACVVTPFGSAVNGLWTPQSDLDVCVQVREASTRASQIKVLRQVAHALHPVHTHLVEPRFQARVPIIHWSPRFSHSASGPALLGRFLRDPVARALHEKPGDARSRGREDEETGRRNDSYGEGDGERNTQMVSCDISVNNLLAVVNSKLLGAYVGIDPRLRTLGYAVKFWAKGRNINDRSRGTVSSFSLVLMLIHFLQNHVQPRILPSLQDMAIHQRLPPVYIGGVDCRYTTDPEAVKKELEFLRGGAPPNTESPGELLLQFFRYFGYEYRGGVIAIRNISHFCLPPRASSLDTKGVFADYGGGSLFRDKRPKLGASRRVLPPQKTSAWGLDGALGEDENMASSFASNVAGSDTREGRAGDDDLLASLSASLREADLHSSGGDFLVVDNPFEVGKDVCNVLPCQYQRIRHEFKRAFRMLADGASFRQVASPDGKTAFR, encoded by the coding sequence ATGGCGGGGCGAGGCCTTGGGTGCccagcctcttctctgtgtgcttcgCGAACAGCAGGGAGAGGGGCGGTTTcccgttcgcgtctctcaaGTCCCGTCTCCTCGACTCAGTCgacttccgtctctttccggAGAACCACACAACCGTTTTGTCGCCAGTGCGACAGCGCTTCTAGCAGCTTCGTGCCAGGCtcgtcttcggcttctcttcctgcttctcgTGCCTTGTCCCCTTGCTCCGCCGAGAGGCcctctccgcgcctctcttctgcttcgtcttcccctcctctttcgtctAGTGCCGCGAGTTTGTGTGCTTGTACCAAGCCtactctttcgtcttctgttctCCGACCCTTCTCGCCCACGGGGGGAGTGCCGAGCAGTTGCATTTCGCAGGCAAGAAGAACGTTTGCCTCTTTCCGCGCGTGCCTTACTCCCTCGTGTgatgcgtcttcctcttttcttcctcagttGTCGTGCGCCGCTCGCCCGACACCAgttttttcgcctccttgtgttcggccttcttcgcgcggcGCCCACCGGCCTGGGTATTTCTGTGTTCCCTCTCGACTGCATCCCGCCGACGCTGCTCTGCacacgcagaagaggaactgcggcgttcgtctctcttctttctcttcgcctcgacgctctcccacgtttgctctctccacttcctcttcgctcgcctgccgtcttcctgcgccgtttctccctccacTCCCGCCATCGCTTTCCGCGTCTACCGGCCGTCGATCGcgtccgcgttttctttccgcctcttttttctcgcgcgcatCATCTGTTTTCAcattttctcctttctcttctgccctCTCTTTACGCATCTTtcattcctcttcttttccctcgcctAGGTCCTTTCCGGCGCAAAACCCGTTCGAGGACAGCGGGAGtagcagcgaggaagaagacgcatgGAGCTCTTCACCATTCGGAGGCTTCGCTCcagaggcgcgaagccggagaggcgaagacgctcaTTTTTGCCGCGGGCCGAATCCCCGCTCTGTGTTCGACAAAgtcggagaggaagagggaggctCTCGACAAGAGAGACCTGGCGCAGAGAATacaggcagaggaagaaggaacagagcTTTACGCGATGCGGCTGCGAGACGCATGCTGGAGCGGGAGGCCCTCGTAGTCGATGCGAGAGGACGATGGGAGCAAGGCGAGTCGAtaggggagagaggcgaagcagaagacgggTACGTGACTCCGCTGTTGAGCGCTTTCGCGGCAGTAAGGCAGgggcggaaagagaggggggCCGACCCTCGGCGCGACGACGCGTTCAGTCCAAGCCGAGCCGGTTGCTCTTCATTTTCCCTCGGGAAAAGCGAAGCACTGACACAGTCGCAACGTTTAGGGTACGCGCGCTCCACAGGACACCCACAGGGCTCTGCTTCAGGCCTGCGCAGCGCCTCCGATTCGCCTCTAGCTGCTCTAGagccggagacagacgagcaCGCGGCGGACCATGCCCAGCtgttgcctgtctcttccgcgcctcgcgcctctcccggcGGCGTTTCACCCTCCAGTCGCTCTGCATCCGCtttttcgtctgcctccgttCTGGAGTCACGGTTTGGTGTGGCTGTGTCGCCGTCCGTCTTTGAGGCGCTGACGAACGACATGCGTCGGCTCGAGTCACTCATGCTGCCAGGGACCGAGGACCAGGCAGGGATGCGCCGCTTCCTGTCTCAGCTGCAGGATCTGCTAAATGGCGTGTTGGACGCGTGCGTTGTGACGCCGTTCGGGTCCGCAGTCAACGGCCTGTGGACACCGCAGAGTGATTTGGATGTGTGCGTACAAGTGCGCGAGGCTTCGACGCGTGCTAGCCAGATAAAGGTCCTGAGACAAGTTGCACATGCTTTGCATCCTGTGCATACTCACCTGGTCGAGCCCCGCTTCCAGGCGCGTGTTCCCATAATTCACTGGAGCCCTCGCTTTTCACACTCGGCCAGCGGTCCTGCACTTTTGGGGCGGTTCCTCCGCGACCCGGTTGCTCGTGCCTTGCATGAAAAGCCGGGGGATGCGCGGtcgcgaggaagggaagacgaagagacgggcAGAAGAAATGATTCGTATGGCGAGGGGGATGGGGAGCGGAACACCCAGATGGTGTCTTGTGACATAAGTGTGAACAACCTGCTGGCTGTGGTCAACAGTAAACTTTTGGGCGCATATGTAGGGATTGACCCTCGACTGCGAACTCTCGGGTACGCAGTTAAGTTTTGGGCCAAAGGACGAAATATAAATGATCGGTCTCGCGGTACAGtgtcgtcgttctctctcgtgctcaTGCTCATTCATTTTCTTCAGAATCACGTCCAACCGCGCATTTTGCCGTCTCTCCAAGACATGGCAATCCACCAGCGCCTGCCGCCGGTGTACATTGGGGGAGTCGACTGTAGGTACACCACAGACCCGGAAGCGGTTAAAAAAGAGCTCGAGTTTCTCCGTGGGGGCGCACCTCCGAATACGGAGAGCCCTGGAGAGCTTCTGCTCCAGTTTTTTCGGTATTTTGGGTACGAGTACAGAGGGGGCGTCATTGCCATACGCAACATTTCTCACTTTTGTCTACCTCCTCGTGCATCTTCCTTGGACACGAAGGGAGTTTTCGCAGACTACGGAGGGGGTTCACTGTTCCGCGATAAACGGCCTAAGCTCGGTGCGTCACGGAGAGTGCTTCCGCCTCAGAAGACGTCGGCATGGGGTCTAGACGGCGCCTTGGGAGAGGATGAAAATATGGCTTCTTCGTTTGCCTCGAACGTCGCTGGAAGCGACACCCGtgagggaagagcgggagacgaTGATTTGCTCGCTTCCCTATCCGCCTCGCTTAGAGAAGCAGATCTCCACAGCAGCGGGGGAGATTTCCTTGTCGTTGATAATCCGTTCGAAGTAGGCAAAGATGTGTGCAATGTCCTACCGTGCCAGTATCAACGAATCCGCCACGAATTCAAACGTGCGTTCCGTATGCTTGCTGATGGTGCGTCCTTTCGACAGGTTGCCTCTCCCGATGGGAAAACGGCTTTTCGGTGA